One genomic segment of Pyruvatibacter mobilis includes these proteins:
- the greA gene encoding transcription elongation factor GreA — MDKIPMTAAGHAAMEQELKQLKSVERPRIIAAISEARKHGDLSENAEYHAAKEQQGLNEARVAELEDALARADVIDVSKLSGDTVTFGATVEIVDEDTDEEVTYQIVGDNEADVKQGRISISSPIARALIGKSEGDSVEVATPGGGKSYEILKVRFK, encoded by the coding sequence ATGGACAAGATCCCCATGACAGCCGCTGGACATGCGGCCATGGAGCAGGAACTGAAGCAGCTCAAGTCGGTTGAGCGCCCGCGCATCATCGCGGCGATCTCCGAGGCACGCAAACATGGCGACCTGTCCGAAAACGCCGAATATCACGCCGCCAAGGAACAGCAGGGCCTCAACGAAGCCCGCGTGGCCGAGCTGGAAGACGCCCTTGCCCGCGCCGACGTGATCGACGTGTCCAAGCTCTCCGGCGATACCGTGACCTTCGGCGCCACCGTCGAGATCGTCGACGAGGACACCGACGAGGAAGTGACCTACCAGATCGTCGGCGACAACGAAGCCGACGTGAAGCAGGGCCGCATCTCCATCTCCTCCCCCATCGCCCGCGCCCTGATCGGCAAGTCCGAAGGCGACAGCGTCGAGGTAGCCACCCCCGGCGGCGGCAAGAGCTACGAGATCCTCAAGGTCCGCTTCAAGTAA
- a CDS encoding HAD family hydrolase: protein MTPDLVIFDCDGVLVDSETISNVMLAEAVTALGWPTTAADSHRRFRGRSIMSTVKIIEAELGGPVPEDWAIATRTRIREAVEGSVTAIPGVEAVVSQVAGAGLPRCVGSSSGPDYLERVLARTGLAAHFGADVFSAYMVENGKPAPDLFLFAAAQMGHAPQSCVVIEDTVPGVEAGMAAGMRVIGYAGDPHTDADALAQAGARVVRDMTEVPALLGL, encoded by the coding sequence ATGACCCCGGACCTTGTGATCTTCGACTGCGACGGCGTTCTCGTGGACAGCGAGACCATTTCCAACGTCATGCTGGCGGAGGCCGTGACCGCGCTGGGCTGGCCGACGACGGCGGCGGACAGCCACAGGCGCTTTCGCGGGCGGTCGATCATGTCGACGGTGAAGATCATCGAAGCGGAGCTCGGGGGACCGGTGCCCGAGGACTGGGCTATTGCCACCCGCACCCGCATCCGCGAGGCGGTGGAGGGCAGCGTGACGGCCATTCCCGGCGTCGAGGCGGTGGTGTCGCAGGTTGCGGGTGCCGGGCTGCCGCGCTGCGTGGGCTCGTCGAGCGGGCCGGATTATCTGGAGCGGGTGCTGGCGCGGACGGGGCTTGCTGCGCATTTCGGCGCGGATGTGTTCAGCGCCTATATGGTCGAGAACGGCAAGCCCGCGCCGGACCTGTTCCTGTTTGCCGCCGCGCAGATGGGCCATGCGCCGCAGAGCTGCGTGGTGATTGAGGATACGGTGCCGGGTGTCGAGGCCGGGATGGCCGCGGGCATGCGCGTCATCGGCTATGCGGGTGATCCGCATACGGATGCGGACGCGCTTGCGCAGGCCGGGGCCCGGGTGGTGCGTGACATGACCGAAGTGCCGGCGCTGCTGGGCCTGTGA
- a CDS encoding Lrp/AsnC family transcriptional regulator encodes MQRVKLDAIDRKILAELQADGRMTNVELSKRVGISAPPCLRRVRALEEAGLIRGYHAQLSEQDLGFDVTVFAMVGLHSQAEADLRAFEARVAEWPLVRECHMLNGEIDFILKCVAPDLATFQSFLTESLTPAPNVAHVRTSLTIRRSKYDPGVPVDLMEPVEA; translated from the coding sequence ATGCAGCGCGTAAAGCTCGACGCCATTGACCGCAAGATCCTCGCCGAATTGCAGGCCGATGGCCGCATGACGAATGTGGAGCTGTCAAAACGCGTCGGCATCTCCGCGCCGCCCTGCCTGCGCCGGGTGCGGGCCTTGGAAGAGGCCGGGCTGATCCGCGGCTATCACGCACAGCTGTCCGAGCAGGATCTGGGCTTTGACGTCACCGTGTTCGCCATGGTGGGGCTGCACAGCCAGGCCGAGGCGGATCTGCGGGCGTTCGAGGCCCGCGTCGCCGAGTGGCCGCTGGTGCGCGAGTGCCACATGCTCAACGGCGAGATCGATTTCATCCTGAAATGCGTCGCGCCGGACCTCGCCACCTTCCAGAGTTTTCTCACCGAGAGCCTGACCCCGGCTCCCAACGTGGCGCATGTGCGCACGTCGCTGACGATCCGCCGGTCGAAGTATGATCCCGGCGTGCCGGTAGACCTGATGGAGCCGGTGGAGGCGTAA
- a CDS encoding peroxiredoxin: MSVLVGKPAPDFTAAAVMEDGFIKEDFHLMEHLKGSYGVVFFWPLDFTFVCPSEILAYSNRVEKLAGINTKVVGISIDSQFTHYAWRNTEPKDGGLGPVKFPMVADVSKQITREYGILHQDEVALRGTFVIDRDGIVRHQLVNDLPLGRNADETVRMVEALQFHEEVGEVCPAGWQKGDEGMKDTAEGVADYLGKHADAL, translated from the coding sequence ATGAGCGTTCTCGTTGGCAAGCCCGCCCCTGATTTCACTGCCGCTGCCGTCATGGAAGATGGCTTCATCAAGGAAGATTTCCACCTGATGGAGCACCTAAAGGGCTCCTACGGCGTGGTCTTCTTCTGGCCGCTCGACTTCACCTTTGTCTGCCCCAGCGAGATCCTCGCCTACTCCAACCGCGTGGAGAAGCTTGCCGGCATCAACACCAAGGTGGTCGGCATCTCCATCGACAGCCAGTTCACCCACTATGCCTGGCGCAACACGGAGCCGAAGGATGGCGGCCTCGGCCCGGTGAAGTTCCCGATGGTGGCCGACGTCTCCAAGCAGATCACCCGTGAATACGGCATCCTGCACCAGGACGAAGTGGCCCTGCGCGGCACCTTCGTGATCGACCGTGACGGCATTGTCCGCCACCAGCTCGTCAACGACCTGCCGCTCGGCCGCAATGCGGACGAGACTGTGCGCATGGTCGAAGCCCTCCAGTTCCACGAGGAAGTGGGCGAAGTCTGCCCCGCCGGCTGGCAGAAGGGCGACGAGGGCATGAAGGACACGGCTGAAGGCGTCGCCGATTACCTCGGCAAGCACGCCGACGCCCTTTAA
- a CDS encoding LysR family transcriptional regulator, whose amino-acid sequence MDWDKLRIFHAAAEAGSFTHASEQLNLSQSAVSRQISALEDSLGLTLFHRHARGLLLTETGEVLYGTTREVFTRLADTENRLRETKGEPSGDLKLTTTVGFGANWLVPRLKEFTDRYPKINLHLIVSDRELDLSMREADVAVRFHPPVQQDLVQRKLFRVHYHLYATRDYLARKGGEPKTLEELDNHDIVVYGDNVPAALQDVNWLERAGRGSKGPREPYFRVNNIYGVLKAVESGFGIGCLPDYIIRHHPDLTRILPEAEVPHFDTFFVYPAELRDTKRVTVMRDFLLEKVREWTY is encoded by the coding sequence ATGGATTGGGACAAGCTGCGCATTTTCCACGCGGCGGCGGAGGCAGGCAGCTTCACCCATGCAAGCGAACAGCTGAATCTCAGCCAGTCCGCCGTCAGCCGGCAGATCTCGGCGCTTGAGGACTCGCTGGGCCTCACCCTCTTCCACCGTCACGCGCGCGGCCTGCTGCTGACCGAGACGGGCGAAGTGCTCTACGGAACCACCCGCGAAGTCTTCACCCGCCTGGCAGATACCGAAAACCGCCTGCGCGAGACCAAGGGCGAACCGTCCGGTGATCTCAAGCTCACCACCACGGTGGGCTTCGGCGCCAACTGGCTGGTGCCGCGCCTGAAGGAATTCACCGACCGCTACCCCAAGATCAACCTGCACCTGATTGTGTCAGACCGCGAGCTCGACCTCTCCATGCGCGAGGCGGATGTGGCCGTGCGCTTTCACCCGCCCGTGCAGCAGGATCTCGTGCAGCGCAAGCTCTTCCGCGTGCATTACCACCTCTATGCCACGCGTGATTACCTCGCCCGCAAGGGCGGTGAGCCGAAGACGCTGGAGGAGCTGGATAACCACGACATCGTCGTCTATGGCGACAACGTGCCTGCCGCTCTGCAGGACGTGAACTGGCTCGAGCGTGCCGGCCGCGGCAGCAAGGGCCCGCGCGAGCCCTATTTCCGGGTCAACAACATCTATGGCGTGCTCAAGGCTGTTGAATCCGGCTTCGGCATCGGCTGCCTGCCGGACTACATCATCCGCCACCACCCGGACCTGACCCGCATCCTGCCGGAGGCCGAGGTGCCGCATTTCGACACCTTCTTCGTCTATCCGGCGGAACTGCGGGACACCAAGCGCGTCACCGTGATGCGTGACTTCCTGCTCGAAAAAGTCCGCGAGTGGACCTACTGA
- the carB gene encoding carbamoyl-phosphate synthase large subunit — translation MPKRTDINSILIIGAGPIIIGQACEFDYSGTQACKALKEDGYRIILVNSNPATIMTDPELADATYIEPITPDVVEKILRAEKPDAVLPTMGGQTALNCALALAEKGVLEELGIELIGANKDAIEKAEDRLLFREAMDKIGLESPRSLIAHTMEEALEGLDYVGLPTIIRPSFTMGGTGGGIAYNKDEFIEIVTRGLDASPVNEVLIEESVLGWKEYEMEVVRDKDDNAIIVCSIENIDPMGIHTGDSITVAPALTLTDKEFQIMRNASIACLREIGVETGGSNVQFAVNPQDGRLVVIEMNPRVSRSSALASKATGFPIAKVAARLAVGYTLDELDNDITGVTPASFEPTIDYVVTKIPRFAFEKFPGAKPHLTTAMKSVGEAMAIGRTFQESFQKALRSLETDFDGLTEIPVPGLGEGDDKNAIRAALGQPTPNRVLTVAQAMRHGLTDKEIHGLCKIDPWFLEQIRDLVETEARVIEHGLPTTAKAFRMLKSKGFSDARLARLAGLEEKAVAEKRRALNVRPVYKRIDTCAAEFAAKTPYMYSTYEMTGPNGAAECEAGVSDRKKAIILGGGPNRIGQGIEFDYCCCHAAFSLADAGYESIMVNCNPETVSTDYDTSDRLYFEPLTAEDVLELIAVEQSKGTLAGVIVQFGGQTPLKLATALEEANVPILGTPPDAIDLAEDRDRFKALLDDLGLRQPANGIARSAEEARKIAEDIGFPVVIRPSYVLGGRAMEIVHGVTDLERYMKEAVVVSGKSPVLIDSYLRDATEVDVDALCDGEDVFVAGILEHIEEAGVHSGDSACSMPPFSLSDDIIAELEKQTAAMALALGVVGLMNVQFAIKDGDIYVIEVNPRASRTVPFVAKVLGAPVAGIASRVMAGEKLKDFNLSKRKYDHIAVKEAVFPFARFPGVDTILGPEMRSTGEVMGLDRSFGVAFAKSQIGGGTTVPKEGTAFISVKDSDKDRIVAPARQLIEMGFKIVATSGTARFLEEQGVAVERINKVLEGRPHIVDAITNGQVQLVFNTTEGAQALADSASLRRAALQNKVPYYTTLSGAIAATKAIAAMRGDELHVASLQSYMTAAE, via the coding sequence ATGCCCAAACGCACTGACATCAACAGCATCCTCATCATCGGCGCCGGGCCGATCATCATCGGGCAGGCCTGCGAGTTTGATTACTCGGGCACCCAGGCCTGTAAGGCGCTGAAGGAGGACGGCTACCGGATCATTCTGGTGAACTCCAACCCGGCGACGATCATGACCGACCCGGAGCTGGCGGACGCAACCTACATCGAGCCGATCACGCCTGACGTGGTGGAAAAGATCCTGCGCGCTGAAAAGCCCGACGCGGTGCTCCCCACCATGGGCGGCCAGACGGCGCTCAACTGCGCCCTGGCGCTGGCTGAAAAGGGCGTGCTGGAGGAACTCGGCATCGAGCTGATCGGCGCCAACAAGGACGCCATCGAAAAAGCCGAGGACCGGCTGCTGTTCCGCGAGGCGATGGACAAGATCGGCCTCGAAAGCCCCCGCTCGCTCATTGCCCACACCATGGAAGAGGCGCTGGAAGGCCTCGACTATGTGGGCCTGCCCACCATCATCCGCCCGTCCTTCACCATGGGCGGCACCGGCGGCGGCATCGCCTACAACAAGGACGAGTTCATCGAGATCGTCACCCGCGGCCTCGATGCCTCCCCGGTCAACGAGGTGCTGATCGAAGAATCCGTACTCGGATGGAAGGAGTATGAGATGGAGGTCGTCCGCGACAAGGACGACAACGCCATCATCGTCTGCTCCATCGAGAACATCGATCCCATGGGCATCCATACAGGCGACTCAATCACCGTCGCCCCTGCCCTCACGCTGACCGACAAGGAATTCCAGATCATGCGCAACGCGTCGATCGCGTGTCTGCGCGAGATCGGCGTGGAGACCGGCGGCTCCAACGTGCAGTTCGCCGTCAACCCGCAGGATGGCCGGCTTGTCGTCATTGAAATGAACCCGCGCGTGTCGCGCTCCTCAGCGCTGGCCTCCAAGGCCACGGGCTTCCCCATCGCCAAGGTGGCCGCCCGCCTCGCCGTCGGCTACACGCTGGATGAGCTCGACAACGACATCACCGGCGTCACGCCCGCCTCGTTCGAGCCGACGATTGATTACGTCGTCACCAAGATCCCGCGCTTTGCGTTTGAAAAATTCCCCGGCGCCAAGCCGCACCTCACCACCGCCATGAAGTCGGTGGGCGAAGCAATGGCCATCGGCCGCACCTTCCAGGAAAGCTTCCAGAAGGCCCTGCGCTCGCTGGAAACCGATTTCGACGGCCTCACGGAAATCCCCGTGCCGGGCCTTGGTGAAGGCGACGACAAGAACGCCATCCGCGCAGCCCTCGGCCAGCCCACCCCCAACCGCGTGCTCACCGTCGCCCAGGCCATGCGCCACGGCCTGACGGACAAGGAAATCCACGGGCTCTGCAAGATCGACCCGTGGTTCCTTGAGCAGATCCGCGACCTGGTGGAGACCGAGGCCCGCGTCATCGAGCACGGCCTGCCGACAACCGCCAAAGCCTTCCGTATGCTGAAGAGCAAGGGCTTCTCTGATGCCCGCCTCGCCAGGCTGGCGGGCCTAGAGGAAAAGGCCGTCGCGGAAAAGCGCCGCGCCCTCAATGTGCGCCCGGTCTACAAGCGCATCGACACCTGCGCCGCCGAGTTCGCCGCCAAGACGCCCTACATGTACTCGACCTACGAGATGACAGGCCCCAACGGCGCGGCAGAATGCGAAGCCGGCGTGTCCGACCGCAAGAAGGCCATCATCCTCGGCGGCGGTCCCAACCGGATCGGCCAGGGCATCGAGTTCGATTATTGCTGCTGCCATGCCGCCTTCTCGCTGGCGGATGCGGGCTATGAATCGATCATGGTCAACTGCAACCCGGAAACGGTCTCGACCGACTACGACACCTCCGACCGTCTCTATTTTGAGCCGCTGACGGCCGAGGATGTGCTGGAGCTGATTGCCGTCGAGCAGAGCAAGGGCACGCTCGCAGGCGTCATCGTGCAGTTCGGCGGCCAGACGCCGCTCAAGCTCGCCACAGCGCTTGAAGAAGCCAATGTGCCCATTCTCGGCACCCCGCCCGACGCCATCGACCTGGCCGAGGACCGCGACCGCTTCAAGGCGCTCCTGGATGATCTCGGCCTGCGCCAGCCCGCCAATGGCATCGCGCGCTCGGCTGAGGAAGCCCGCAAAATCGCCGAGGACATCGGCTTCCCCGTCGTCATCCGCCCGTCTTATGTGCTCGGCGGCCGCGCCATGGAAATCGTCCACGGCGTCACCGACCTTGAGCGCTACATGAAGGAAGCCGTTGTCGTCTCCGGCAAGAGCCCGGTGCTGATCGACAGCTATCTGCGCGACGCCACCGAAGTGGACGTGGACGCCCTGTGCGACGGCGAGGACGTGTTCGTGGCCGGCATCCTGGAGCATATCGAGGAAGCCGGTGTGCATTCCGGCGACAGCGCCTGCTCCATGCCGCCCTTCTCGCTCTCCGACGACATCATCGCCGAACTCGAAAAGCAGACCGCCGCCATGGCGCTGGCGCTCGGCGTCGTCGGCCTGATGAACGTGCAGTTCGCCATCAAGGACGGCGACATCTATGTCATCGAGGTCAATCCGCGCGCCAGCCGCACCGTACCCTTCGTCGCCAAGGTGCTGGGCGCTCCCGTCGCCGGCATCGCCTCGCGCGTGATGGCGGGCGAGAAGCTCAAGGACTTCAACCTGAGCAAGCGCAAATACGACCACATCGCCGTCAAGGAAGCCGTGTTCCCCTTCGCCCGCTTCCCGGGCGTGGACACCATCCTGGGGCCGGAAATGCGCTCCACCGGCGAGGTGATGGGTCTCGACCGCAGCTTCGGCGTCGCCTTCGCCAAGAGCCAGATCGGCGGCGGCACCACCGTGCCCAAGGAAGGCACGGCCTTCATCTCCGTGAAGGACAGCGACAAGGACCGCATCGTGGCGCCGGCCCGCCAGCTCATCGAGATGGGCTTCAAGATCGTCGCCACCTCCGGCACCGCCCGCTTCCTTGAGGAGCAGGGCGTGGCAGTGGAACGCATCAACAAGGTGCTGGAAGGCCGTCCGCATATCGTGGACGCGATCACCAACGGCCAGGTGCAGCTCGTCTTCAACACCACCGAAGGCGCCCAGGCACTGGCCGATTCGGCCTCGCTCCGCCGCGCCGCCCTGCAGAACAAGGTGCCCTATTACACCACCCTGTCCGGTGCCATCGCCGCGACCAAGGCCATTGCCGCCATGCGCGGCGATGAGCTGCACGTGGCCTCCCTGCAGAGCTACATGACAGCCGCCGAATAG
- the trxB gene encoding thioredoxin-disulfide reductase → MANENVKHSKVLIIGAGPAGYTAAIYAARAMLKPVMVRGLQPGGQLTITTEVENYPGFADVIQGPWLMEQMEAQARHVGTEMIEDTIASVDFTAKPFRAIGDGGDVYTADSVIIATGAQAQWLGLPSEDKFQGFGVSACATCDGFFYRGKKVVVVGGGNTAVEEALFLTNFAEHVTLVHRRDELRAERILQDRLLNHEKISVEWNQTVDEILGGEDPLGVTGVRLKDTRTGATKELETDGVFIAIGHKPATEIFRGQVEMKDSGYIITEPDSTATNIRGVYAAGDVTDETYRQAVTAAGMGCMAALEAEKFLAELEAVGGKVAAE, encoded by the coding sequence ATGGCCAATGAAAACGTCAAACACTCAAAGGTGCTGATTATCGGCGCAGGGCCCGCAGGCTACACAGCCGCGATCTATGCCGCCCGCGCGATGCTCAAGCCCGTCATGGTGCGCGGCCTCCAGCCCGGCGGCCAGCTGACCATCACCACCGAAGTCGAGAACTACCCCGGCTTTGCCGACGTCATCCAGGGCCCCTGGCTGATGGAGCAGATGGAAGCCCAGGCCCGCCATGTGGGCACCGAGATGATCGAAGACACGATTGCGTCGGTCGATTTCACGGCCAAACCGTTCCGCGCCATCGGCGATGGCGGCGATGTCTATACGGCGGATTCGGTCATCATCGCCACCGGCGCCCAGGCCCAGTGGCTCGGCCTGCCGTCTGAAGACAAGTTCCAGGGCTTCGGCGTCTCTGCCTGCGCCACCTGCGACGGGTTCTTCTATCGCGGCAAGAAGGTCGTGGTGGTCGGCGGCGGCAACACCGCCGTGGAAGAAGCCCTCTTCCTCACCAATTTCGCTGAGCACGTGACCCTGGTGCACCGCCGCGACGAGCTGCGCGCCGAGCGCATCCTCCAGGACCGCCTGCTCAACCACGAGAAGATTTCCGTCGAGTGGAACCAGACCGTCGATGAGATCCTCGGCGGCGAGGACCCGCTGGGTGTCACCGGCGTCCGCCTGAAAGACACCAGGACCGGCGCCACCAAGGAGCTTGAAACCGACGGCGTGTTCATCGCCATCGGCCACAAGCCCGCGACCGAGATCTTCCGCGGCCAGGTGGAGATGAAGGACTCCGGCTACATCATCACCGAGCCGGATTCGACCGCCACCAACATCCGCGGTGTCTATGCCGCCGGTGACGTGACCGATGAAACCTACCGCCAGGCGGTGACCGCCGCCGGCATGGGCTGCATGGCCGCCCTTGAGGCCGAAAAGTTCCTCGCCGAACTCGAGGCTGTCGGCGGCAAGGTGGCCGCAGAGTAA
- a CDS encoding carboxymuconolactone decarboxylase family protein translates to MSGNRVTIYKTAAKAVKAFTDVEAFLDNAGLDPLLRHLIKLRVSQINGCAFCVNMHIREAREDNEAEARLDHLVVWRHVDDYTPAERAALAWAEALTTRGTGENLTALHRDLADHFSQEHIDAITLVVVMINNWNRMQIALHNEQF, encoded by the coding sequence ATGTCCGGTAACCGCGTCACCATCTACAAGACCGCAGCCAAGGCCGTTAAGGCCTTCACCGATGTCGAGGCCTTCCTCGACAATGCGGGCCTCGACCCGCTGCTCCGCCACCTGATCAAGCTGCGCGTGTCGCAGATCAATGGCTGCGCCTTCTGCGTCAACATGCATATCCGCGAAGCCCGCGAGGACAACGAGGCCGAAGCCCGCCTCGACCATCTCGTCGTCTGGCGCCACGTGGATGACTACACCCCGGCTGAACGCGCAGCCCTCGCCTGGGCCGAAGCCCTGACCACCCGCGGCACCGGCGAGAACCTCACGGCCCTGCACCGCGACCTCGCCGACCATTTCAGCCAGGAGCACATCGACGCGATCACCCTCGTGGTGGTGATGATCAACAACTGGAACCGCATGCAGATCGCCCTGCACAACGAGCAGTTCTGA
- a CDS encoding endonuclease domain-containing protein, whose translation MKRSGINRARTLRRGGTDAEKLLWSHLRNRQIEGVKFRRQVPVGRYIADFLCVEAMLIVEADGGQHSEEADAVRTAALEAAGYKVIRFWNNEILGNTGGVLEGIRRELLRRTPHPPTA comes from the coding sequence ATGAAACGATCGGGCATCAACAGAGCACGAACCCTGCGCCGCGGCGGGACGGATGCCGAAAAGCTCTTGTGGTCGCACCTGCGCAATCGGCAGATCGAAGGTGTGAAGTTTCGGCGTCAGGTGCCCGTTGGGCGTTACATCGCTGACTTTCTTTGCGTCGAAGCAATGCTGATCGTTGAAGCGGATGGGGGACAGCACTCGGAGGAGGCCGATGCGGTGCGCACCGCTGCGCTTGAGGCGGCTGGCTACAAGGTCATCCGTTTTTGGAACAATGAGATCCTGGGAAACACGGGGGGTGTTCTTGAAGGGATCAGGCGAGAGCTTTTGCGCCGAACCCCTCACCCTCCCACGGCCTGA
- a CDS encoding multidrug effflux MFS transporter, with the protein MTTSPPPSSPSPALSMPRWELVGMVAALMALNALAIDVFIPALTEIGEALAVEEANRRQFVISAYVMGFGAAQLFYGTISDRFGRRPVLMFGLAVYVAASALAAYAPNFESLLAIRFIQGVGTAATRVIAVSVVRDTFGGARMASVMSLVMMVFMAVPLIAPNVGQVIILFGNWQSVFWVTGILGAVMAVWSYLRLPETLHPEYRLPLTFSRVSAAFRVVVTTRASFGYSLATALTFAVLFAFINQAEQLFTQTFGMGEMFTLAFSAIALFMALSSFMNSRLVERLGMRRLSHLALSLFLALIMTGLVLAFTLGDSFPVWLFGILMAMLFACFGFTGTNFNALAMDPLGHVAGTASSVLGFMQTFVGGVLGALIGYLYDGTVVPLFIGYLLLALGAVACVAVAEGGRLFGPDDDLSIVPAAVQDAD; encoded by the coding sequence ATGACCACCTCTCCGCCGCCGTCGAGCCCGTCTCCCGCCCTGTCCATGCCGCGCTGGGAGCTTGTGGGCATGGTGGCGGCGCTGATGGCGCTCAATGCGCTGGCGATTGATGTTTTCATCCCGGCGCTGACGGAGATCGGCGAGGCGCTGGCGGTGGAGGAGGCCAACCGGCGGCAGTTCGTCATCAGCGCCTATGTGATGGGGTTCGGGGCAGCGCAGCTTTTCTACGGCACCATCTCAGACAGGTTCGGCCGCCGGCCGGTGCTGATGTTCGGCCTTGCGGTCTATGTGGCCGCGTCGGCGCTGGCGGCCTATGCACCCAATTTCGAGTCCCTCTTGGCGATCCGCTTCATCCAGGGGGTGGGCACTGCGGCGACACGGGTGATCGCCGTCTCCGTGGTGCGCGACACCTTCGGCGGGGCGCGCATGGCGAGCGTCATGTCGCTGGTGATGATGGTGTTCATGGCGGTGCCGCTGATCGCGCCCAATGTGGGGCAGGTGATCATCCTGTTCGGCAACTGGCAGTCGGTTTTCTGGGTGACGGGCATTCTCGGCGCGGTGATGGCTGTGTGGAGCTATTTGCGGCTGCCGGAAACGCTGCATCCGGAGTACCGCCTGCCGCTGACTTTCAGCCGCGTGTCAGCGGCGTTCCGGGTGGTGGTCACCACCCGGGCGTCATTCGGCTATTCGCTGGCCACGGCGCTCACCTTCGCGGTGCTGTTTGCCTTCATCAACCAGGCGGAGCAGCTGTTCACCCAGACCTTCGGCATGGGCGAGATGTTCACGCTGGCCTTCAGTGCCATTGCGCTGTTCATGGCGCTGTCCAGTTTCATGAACTCGCGGCTTGTCGAGCGGCTGGGGATGCGGCGGCTGTCGCACCTGGCGCTGAGCCTGTTCCTGGCGCTGATCATGACGGGCCTGGTCCTGGCCTTCACGCTGGGGGACAGCTTCCCGGTGTGGCTGTTCGGCATCCTGATGGCGATGCTGTTTGCCTGCTTCGGCTTCACCGGCACGAATTTCAACGCGCTGGCGATGGACCCGCTGGGACATGTGGCGGGCACGGCCTCGTCGGTGCTCGGCTTCATGCAGACCTTCGTGGGCGGGGTGCTGGGGGCGCTGATCGGCTATCTCTATGACGGCACGGTGGTGCCGCTGTTCATCGGCTATCTGCTGCTGGCGCTGGGGGCTGTCGCCTGCGTGGCGGTGGCAGAAGGCGGCCGCCTGTTCGGGCCGGATGACGACCTGTCGATTGTGCCCGCAGCTGTGCAGGACGCGGACTGA
- a CDS encoding mitochondrial fission ELM1 family protein, with product MSQAPTESAARPSASRPDAWVLSGGARGMENQAMALAEAAGYTPLPVRLDARAPWRWLPEAAWPLWGTAARRLSPENRRLLEGPLPQLAIGCGRLSVPVMAWLRRMAGPRTFTVQCQDPRVSPALFDLVVPPEHDAMPPADNILPLTGSPNLALPWRLKEAAETWRAAFSDLPRPLIAIAIGGPSKAYQMRTADVDALFACLEKMVAGSGGSLAITASRRTGPENEAVIKAHADRLGAWLWDGDGPSPILGLYALADAVVVTQDSVNMAAEVAASGTPLYVAPLEPVSGARAEKFEHFHDTLRARGIARELTGELDSWTYPPLTETLRAAAEIRTRMAARGFTLPPERR from the coding sequence ATGTCCCAAGCCCCGACGGAATCCGCCGCCCGACCCAGCGCCTCCCGGCCCGATGCCTGGGTGCTGTCCGGCGGCGCGCGGGGCATGGAGAACCAGGCCATGGCCCTGGCCGAGGCGGCGGGCTACACCCCCCTGCCCGTGCGGCTGGATGCCCGCGCCCCCTGGCGCTGGCTGCCCGAGGCGGCCTGGCCGCTATGGGGCACTGCCGCCCGCAGGCTGTCGCCTGAAAACCGCCGCCTGCTGGAAGGCCCGCTGCCCCAGCTCGCCATCGGCTGTGGCCGTCTCTCGGTGCCCGTCATGGCCTGGCTGCGGCGCATGGCGGGCCCCCGCACCTTCACCGTCCAGTGCCAGGACCCGCGGGTGAGCCCCGCCTTGTTTGATCTCGTGGTGCCGCCCGAGCATGACGCCATGCCCCCGGCCGACAATATCCTGCCCCTGACGGGCTCCCCCAACCTTGCCCTGCCCTGGCGGCTCAAGGAGGCAGCCGAAACCTGGCGCGCAGCCTTCAGCGACCTCCCCCGGCCGCTCATCGCGATCGCCATCGGCGGCCCCAGCAAGGCCTACCAGATGCGCACCGCGGATGTGGACGCCCTGTTTGCCTGCCTTGAGAAGATGGTCGCGGGCTCCGGCGGCAGCCTCGCCATCACCGCCTCCCGCCGCACCGGGCCGGAGAACGAGGCAGTGATCAAAGCCCATGCAGACCGCCTCGGCGCCTGGCTATGGGACGGCGACGGCCCCAGCCCGATCCTCGGTCTCTATGCCCTGGCCGACGCCGTGGTGGTGACCCAGGACAGCGTCAACATGGCCGCCGAAGTAGCCGCCAGCGGCACCCCGCTCTACGTCGCGCCGCTTGAGCCCGTGTCCGGGGCGCGGGCGGAAAAGTTCGAGCATTTTCACGATACCCTGCGCGCCCGCGGCATCGCCCGCGAACTCACTGGCGAGCTCGACAGCTGGACCTATCCACCCCTCACCGAGACCCTGCGCGCGGCCGCTGAGATCCGCACCCGCATGGCCGCCCGCGGCTTCACCCTGCCCCCGGAGCGCCGCTAG